ATCTATCAGCTGTGCATGACCGATAGAAAAGTTCGCGAATAGATGCTTCGTACCTCAGCATGACAGTCTTTTATTTTTGTATGTCATTTCTCCTTCAGAATTTCGCGAAATTTTACCACTCAGGATGACAGTCGTTTATTTTTGATTGTTTAGCATCAGTAATGCCAGTTTGTTCATCTATTTTTTAACCGTTTCTAAAAAAGCCTCAAAACAAAAAAAGGCCCCAATCAGGAGCCTCTTTTATATATAAAGTATAAATTTTTATACAGAAAAACTTTCGCCGCAGCCGCAGGTACGGCTGGCGTTAGGGTTATGAAAATTGAAGCCCTTGCCGTTAAGGCCGTCGCTAAAATCAAGTTCGGTACCGGCGAGGTACAGGAACGATTTCATATCCAAAGCCATACGGATTCCCTGGTCTTCAAAAAACTGGTCGCCTTTTTTTTCTTCGTTATCAAAATCCAAATTGTATGATAAACCCGAGCAACCGCCACCCTGTACAGAAACACGCAGAAAATACGAAGCATCAAGCCCGCCATCCTGCATCAGGTGTTCTATTTTACTTTTTGCTTTATCAGTTACAGTTACCATTTTTATTCAGTATCAAGTAGTAAGTATCAAGTAGTAAGATTTGATTGTCTAATAAACAAGTTACTACTTTCAGTATCATTAAATCAGTTGTCAAGTATCAAGTAGTAAGCATCAAAAAAATCTTGATACTTACTACTTGATACTTACTACTAAATTAATGGTGTACTTTTTCGCTTTCAATCGGCGCTAAGCCGTTTTTAACGCGGAAATCGTTGATTGCTGCTTTGATGGCATCCTCTGCCAGTACTGAGCAGTGAATTTTTACCGGTGGTAAAGCCAGTTCTTCAACAATATCCATGTTGTCAATTTTCATTGCATCGTCGATGCTTTTGCCTTTTAACCACTCGGTAGCTAAAGACGAAGAAGCAATTGCCGAACCGCAACCAAA
The genomic region above belongs to Mucilaginibacter sp. KACC 22773 and contains:
- a CDS encoding HesB/IscA family protein, which produces MVTVTDKAKSKIEHLMQDGGLDASYFLRVSVQGGGCSGLSYNLDFDNEEKKGDQFFEDQGIRMALDMKSFLYLAGTELDFSDGLNGKGFNFHNPNASRTCGCGESFSV
- the iscU gene encoding Fe-S cluster assembly scaffold IscU, translating into MAYSDKVIDHYTNPRNVGTLDKSSHKVGTGLVGAPECGDVMRLQIEVDDNNVITDAKFKTFGCGSAIASSSLATEWLKGKSIDDAMKIDNMDIVEELALPPVKIHCSVLAEDAIKAAINDFRVKNGLAPIESEKVHH